From Pseudonocardia autotrophica, one genomic window encodes:
- the qcrC gene encoding cytochrome bc1 complex diheme cytochrome c subunit, which yields MHRRIAGALAIGLSLVTVGFLYTALAPQPQVAQAQPDAALVAKGEQLYNNTCITCHGANLQGEQDRGPSLIGVGDAAVYFQVSSGRMPMARQEAQAARKHPLPIFDPETAEGRANLEALGAYIQVNGGGPVTPAERGEALRGEDPGRGGTLYRLNCASCHNFTGVGGALSSGKYAPALAPASESQIYTAMQTGPQNMPRFSDQQLTPEEKRDIIAYIKSVNETNDPGGYSLLGLGPTAEGVFVFVFVMSGLVGFAIWLGAKS from the coding sequence CCTCTACACCGCACTGGCGCCGCAGCCGCAGGTCGCCCAGGCGCAGCCGGACGCCGCGCTGGTCGCGAAGGGTGAGCAGCTCTACAACAACACCTGCATCACCTGCCACGGTGCGAACCTGCAGGGCGAGCAGGACCGCGGGCCGAGCCTGATCGGCGTCGGCGACGCGGCGGTGTACTTCCAGGTGTCGTCGGGCCGGATGCCGATGGCCCGCCAGGAGGCACAGGCCGCCCGCAAGCACCCGCTGCCGATCTTCGACCCGGAGACCGCCGAGGGCCGCGCGAACCTGGAGGCGCTGGGCGCCTACATCCAGGTCAACGGCGGCGGCCCGGTCACCCCGGCCGAGCGGGGCGAGGCGCTGCGCGGTGAGGACCCGGGCCGTGGCGGCACGCTGTACCGGCTGAACTGCGCGTCCTGCCACAACTTCACCGGTGTCGGCGGTGCGCTGTCGTCCGGCAAGTACGCGCCGGCGCTGGCGCCGGCCAGTGAGTCGCAGATCTACACGGCGATGCAGACCGGTCCGCAGAACATGCCGCGGTTCTCCGACCAGCAGCTCACGCCGGAGGAGAAGCGCGACATCATCGCGTACATCAAGTCGGTCAACGAGACCAACGACCCGGGCGGCTACTCCCTGCTGGGCCTCGGCCCGACGGCGGAGGGCGTGTTCGTGTTCGTGTTCGTCATGTCCGGGCTGGTCGGATTCGCGATCTGGTTGGGGGCGAAGAGTTGA